In Holophagales bacterium, one DNA window encodes the following:
- a CDS encoding DUF1611 domain-containing protein: MPDTAILITAGHLGDIHGKSAHGLIRGPSRWEILGVIDPAFAGRDAGEVVDGRARGIPVFDSLDGAVAALGRAPDWLVVGVTAQGGRMPAEARELAIAALRRGIGVVNGLHQLLDDDPVAAAAAVDGEATIVDVRRPKRFEELRFWTGEVLGLAVARVAVLGTDCALGKRTTATFLAGALRRQGVRTELVTTGQTGWLQGYRYGFVLDATPNDFVAGELERAVLACAREASPDLILIEGQSALRNPSGPCGAELILSSGARGVVLVHAPGRELFEGLEPTGARIPTLASEVALIAQYGASVLGIALNGEGLDDAALARHAERIEAELAIPVSRPLVDGGEPLVPALSRFARAALAGRDGRTVG, encoded by the coding sequence ATGCCCGACACTGCGATTCTCATCACCGCCGGCCATCTCGGCGACATCCACGGCAAGAGCGCCCACGGGCTCATTCGCGGCCCGTCGCGCTGGGAGATTCTCGGGGTGATCGACCCGGCCTTCGCCGGGCGCGACGCCGGCGAAGTGGTCGACGGCCGCGCTCGCGGCATCCCGGTCTTCGACTCGCTCGACGGTGCGGTCGCCGCGCTCGGGCGCGCCCCCGACTGGCTGGTCGTCGGCGTCACCGCGCAGGGTGGGCGGATGCCGGCGGAGGCCCGCGAGCTCGCCATCGCCGCCCTGCGCCGCGGCATCGGCGTGGTCAACGGACTCCACCAACTGCTCGACGACGATCCGGTCGCCGCCGCGGCGGCGGTCGACGGCGAGGCGACGATCGTCGACGTGCGACGGCCGAAGCGCTTCGAGGAGCTGCGCTTCTGGACCGGCGAAGTGCTCGGCCTCGCCGTCGCCCGGGTCGCCGTGCTCGGCACCGACTGCGCCCTGGGGAAGCGGACGACGGCGACTTTCCTCGCCGGCGCGCTGCGCCGACAGGGCGTGCGCACGGAGCTCGTGACCACCGGTCAGACCGGCTGGCTGCAGGGCTACCGCTACGGCTTCGTGCTCGACGCGACGCCGAACGACTTCGTCGCCGGGGAGCTCGAGCGGGCGGTTCTCGCCTGCGCTCGCGAGGCCTCTCCTGATCTCATCCTCATCGAAGGCCAGTCGGCGTTGCGCAATCCGAGTGGCCCGTGCGGGGCCGAGCTGATCCTGTCGAGCGGGGCGCGCGGCGTCGTGCTCGTCCACGCGCCGGGGCGCGAGCTGTTCGAGGGGCTCGAGCCGACGGGAGCGCGGATTCCGACCCTCGCCAGCGAGGTGGCACTCATCGCGCAGTACGGGGCGAGCGTGCTCGGGATCGCCCTGAACGGCGAGGGCCTCGACGACGCGGCGCTCGCGCGCCACGCCGAGAGGATCGAGGCGGAGCTGGCCATTCCGGTCTCACGACCGCTCGTCGACGGCGGCGAGCCGCTCGTGCCGGCGCTCTCCCGCTTCGCCCGCGCCGCTCTGGCGGGCCGCGACGGCAGGACGGTCGGATGA
- a CDS encoding sulfatase-like hydrolase/transferase — MPPPRPLCRFGRRVAARLVVSASLLVAGCGPRSTPRAEPTHPAVARPSLLLVTLDTTRADAVAPEVDSAATPALATLAARSLRFAQAYSTAPTTLPAHASMMSGLYPAGHGVHENGRRIADRVPLLAERLDELGYATAAFVSGYPLERQVGIGRGFTVYDDAFGPGRVERDAGATTDRALAWLAAAPGGPFLLWVHYYDPHDPYDPPEPFRSRFPHDLYRGEIAAMDHQLGRLLAAFEAKVGQGPWRELVLADHGEGRGDHGESLHGNLLYQGVMRVPLFVAGSGIAAGERRDPVSIRQVRPTLLSWAGEATAGDLLAPATEPALGEAMQPFLNYRWQPQTMAVFGRHKLIRSGRLELYDVVADPREAQDLAASASPDRTLARAVADYPLPTPPKPGVPEPALREEDQRRLASLGYLTSAGAPAGVPAGAPRAAEMTHLFGHLDLGSRRFANGDYAQVIPIFERILRDDPGNLMTAVRLAVAQGFAGRDAEALRTFERARRIDPESLEVRHYLAMQHLSRGRFAEAAPLFEAVLAAQPDRLPALAGLARVRLQQGRGSEAAALLERAVPLAGDPGPLLVELGEAQMSVGESAAALEAFERARAQQGAAFVHDLELGVLYLEARRLPEAREALDRVAPNHPAHALALFKRAQVAVLLDESDRAERVRAAWMASDAETRALIARERLFAGLLPN; from the coding sequence ATGCCGCCCCCCCGCCCGCTCTGCCGCTTCGGCCGCCGCGTCGCCGCCCGGCTCGTCGTGTCCGCCTCGCTCCTCGTCGCCGGCTGCGGCCCGCGCTCGACCCCCCGGGCCGAGCCGACGCACCCCGCGGTCGCCCGACCGTCGCTCCTGCTCGTCACCCTCGACACGACCCGCGCCGACGCTGTCGCGCCAGAGGTCGACTCGGCAGCGACACCCGCGCTCGCCACGCTCGCCGCGCGGTCGCTCCGGTTCGCGCAGGCCTACTCCACCGCGCCGACGACGCTCCCGGCGCACGCGTCGATGATGAGCGGTCTTTACCCGGCCGGTCACGGCGTCCACGAGAACGGGCGCCGGATCGCCGATCGGGTCCCACTGCTCGCCGAGCGTCTCGACGAGCTCGGCTACGCGACGGCGGCCTTCGTCTCCGGCTATCCGCTCGAACGCCAGGTCGGGATCGGCCGCGGCTTCACCGTCTACGACGACGCCTTCGGCCCGGGCCGGGTCGAACGCGATGCCGGTGCGACGACCGACCGCGCGCTCGCCTGGCTGGCCGCCGCACCCGGCGGACCGTTCCTGCTCTGGGTCCACTACTACGATCCGCACGACCCCTACGATCCGCCGGAGCCGTTCCGCTCGCGCTTCCCGCACGACCTCTACCGCGGCGAGATCGCGGCGATGGACCACCAGCTCGGTCGACTCCTGGCGGCCTTCGAAGCGAAGGTCGGGCAAGGCCCGTGGCGCGAGCTGGTGCTTGCCGATCACGGCGAAGGGCGCGGAGATCATGGCGAGAGCCTGCACGGCAACCTGCTCTACCAGGGGGTGATGCGGGTGCCGCTGTTCGTCGCCGGCAGCGGGATCGCCGCCGGTGAACGACGCGATCCGGTGAGCATCCGGCAGGTGCGCCCGACGCTGCTCTCCTGGGCGGGCGAAGCGACGGCGGGCGATCTGCTCGCCCCGGCGACGGAGCCGGCGCTCGGCGAGGCGATGCAACCGTTTCTCAACTACCGCTGGCAACCCCAGACGATGGCCGTCTTCGGGCGCCACAAGCTGATCCGTTCCGGCCGCCTCGAGCTCTACGACGTCGTCGCCGACCCGCGGGAGGCCCAGGATCTGGCGGCCTCGGCGTCCCCCGACCGCACGCTCGCGCGAGCCGTGGCCGACTACCCGCTCCCGACGCCGCCGAAGCCCGGCGTGCCCGAGCCGGCCTTGCGCGAGGAGGATCAACGCCGGCTGGCGAGCCTCGGCTACCTCACCTCGGCGGGGGCCCCCGCCGGCGTGCCGGCGGGAGCGCCGCGTGCCGCGGAGATGACGCACCTGTTCGGCCACCTCGACCTCGGCTCGCGCCGCTTCGCCAACGGCGATTACGCCCAGGTGATCCCGATCTTCGAGCGCATCCTGCGCGACGACCCGGGCAACCTGATGACCGCCGTGCGCCTCGCCGTGGCGCAGGGCTTCGCCGGCCGCGACGCCGAGGCGCTGCGCACCTTCGAGCGGGCGCGACGGATCGACCCGGAGTCGCTCGAGGTGCGGCACTACCTGGCGATGCAGCACCTGAGCCGCGGGCGGTTCGCCGAGGCCGCACCGCTCTTCGAAGCGGTGCTGGCGGCACAACCGGACCGTCTGCCGGCGCTCGCCGGCCTCGCCCGCGTGCGGCTGCAACAGGGCCGCGGCAGCGAAGCGGCGGCGCTTCTCGAACGCGCGGTGCCGCTCGCCGGCGACCCGGGGCCGTTGCTCGTCGAGCTCGGCGAGGCGCAGATGAGCGTCGGCGAGAGCGCCGCGGCGCTCGAGGCGTTCGAGCGGGCCCGGGCGCAACAGGGCGCGGCGTTCGTCCACGACCTCGAGCTCGGCGTGCTCTATCTCGAAGCGCGTCGCCTGCCCGAGGCACGCGAGGCGCTCGACCGGGTGGCGCCCAACCACCCCGCGCACGCGCTCGCACTGTTCAAGCGGGCCCAGGTCGCCGTGCTTCTCGACGAAAGCGATCGCGCCGAACGGGTGCGCGCCGCCTGGATGGCCTCTGACGCGGAGACACGGGCGCTGATCGCCCGCGAGCGTCTCTTCGCCGGTCTGCTGCCGAACTGA
- a CDS encoding TonB-dependent receptor, whose amino-acid sequence MRKWLACCLTLALFAIPAMAQQTGSISGKVVSSEGEALPGVTVEATSNVLPQARATVTAGNGEFRLPLLPPGNYELTFSLAGLTPAKRNVAVALQANTAVSVTMTPEAISESIEITAAATLVDTTSPELSAAVSSDVIAGLPVGQEYRDLVKLIPGVQYTEDAVRGPSAGGSGQDNVYKFDGVNVNLPLFGTLSAEPSSHDIDQISVVKGGANATDFNRSAGFSINSISKSGTNQFKGSLSYKAQTESMTATRETNSASVFEEDKNWLVANVGGPIFKERLFFYASYYAPNTTRQNRSNFYGDVPDYEVDRDEYFGKLSYSPTNSMMLHGSYRTSDRTDVGTSVSGQSSAGSTSLGAKATLDIAILEGSWVINSNSFASFKVTDFANETAGVPDNLFGFGVYLDGSSDLNIGALDTMGQLTVPVPLSGQTAFNAFIDPYIQRYGYLDNGVRVGGGRVGGYSEVNNQDFFRRSYQGGYDFSFGDTIQHELHLGYQWFRDSEELNRISNGWGLLTIPGGRINCPANSTCAGQPVFFQAQVQQQGILTADGTLVPTIESSYVSQNFEINDVIRLDNLTLNLGLLVSNDQLYGQGLRPVSGNASGFALAKGHKYKMYELSYGDTFQPRLGAVWAYDGSNTLFANIARYIPAASSLPRAASWARNSAALINAYFDQNGNFIGSSPEASSSGKFFQDNLDPRTVDEYMIGTSRSLGHGWSTRAQVRYRYGYNYWEDTENDSRLRYLPPAGIPQELYIGNLAQVRGEIGGSSYVIAELDGSFTKYWEAGLEAEWRGSKAYFRGSYVWSHYYGNFDQDNTTTSLNNDQNIFIGSSNIADGAGRQLWNFKYGNLHGDRRHQLKLYGYYTLPWHASLGAYGIYQSGQPWEATDVEVYRALTTSTSNTNRYAEPAGSRTTDAHYQIDLNYTQDIPIGSRFNLQARVDVFNVLDNQTGYNPQEIRTVTSTFGQMQSFYDPRRFQLALKFEF is encoded by the coding sequence ATGAGGAAGTGGCTCGCGTGCTGTCTGACGCTGGCGCTCTTCGCCATACCGGCGATGGCCCAGCAGACCGGATCGATCTCCGGCAAGGTGGTCTCGTCTGAAGGCGAGGCGCTCCCCGGTGTGACGGTCGAAGCGACGTCGAACGTGCTGCCGCAGGCGCGCGCGACGGTTACCGCCGGAAACGGCGAGTTCCGGTTGCCGCTGTTGCCTCCCGGCAACTACGAGCTGACTTTCTCTCTCGCCGGTCTGACGCCGGCCAAGCGGAATGTCGCGGTCGCCCTGCAGGCCAACACCGCCGTCTCGGTCACCATGACGCCGGAGGCGATCTCCGAGTCGATCGAAATCACCGCGGCCGCCACGCTGGTCGACACGACCTCGCCCGAGCTCTCGGCGGCGGTCAGCTCCGACGTCATCGCCGGCCTGCCGGTCGGCCAGGAGTATCGCGACCTCGTCAAGCTGATCCCCGGCGTCCAATACACCGAGGACGCCGTGCGCGGACCGAGCGCCGGCGGCAGCGGACAGGACAACGTCTACAAGTTCGATGGCGTGAACGTGAACCTGCCGCTCTTCGGCACGCTCTCCGCCGAGCCGTCGTCGCACGACATCGACCAGATCTCGGTGGTCAAGGGCGGTGCCAACGCGACCGATTTCAACCGGTCGGCCGGCTTCTCGATCAACTCGATCAGCAAGTCGGGCACGAACCAGTTCAAGGGCTCGCTCTCCTACAAAGCGCAGACCGAGAGCATGACGGCGACGCGCGAGACGAACAGCGCTTCGGTCTTCGAAGAGGACAAGAACTGGCTGGTGGCCAACGTCGGCGGCCCGATCTTCAAGGAGCGGCTGTTCTTCTACGCCTCCTACTACGCGCCGAACACGACGCGGCAGAACCGCTCGAACTTCTACGGCGACGTGCCGGACTACGAGGTCGACCGCGACGAGTACTTCGGCAAGCTCTCCTATTCGCCGACCAACTCGATGATGCTGCACGGCAGCTACCGCACCTCGGACCGCACCGACGTCGGCACCAGCGTCAGCGGACAGTCCTCGGCCGGCTCGACCAGCCTGGGCGCCAAGGCGACGCTCGACATCGCCATCCTCGAGGGCTCGTGGGTCATCAACTCGAACAGCTTCGCCTCGTTCAAGGTGACCGACTTCGCCAACGAGACCGCCGGCGTGCCGGACAACCTCTTCGGCTTCGGCGTCTACCTCGACGGTTCGAGCGACCTCAACATCGGGGCACTCGACACGATGGGCCAGCTCACCGTGCCGGTGCCGCTTTCCGGCCAGACGGCGTTCAACGCCTTCATCGACCCCTACATCCAGCGCTACGGCTACCTCGACAACGGTGTCCGCGTGGGCGGCGGCCGGGTCGGCGGCTACTCCGAGGTGAACAACCAGGACTTCTTCCGCCGCAGCTATCAGGGCGGCTACGACTTCTCCTTCGGCGACACGATCCAGCACGAGCTGCACCTCGGCTACCAGTGGTTCCGCGACTCCGAGGAGCTCAACCGGATCTCGAACGGCTGGGGTCTGCTCACCATCCCCGGAGGCCGGATCAACTGCCCGGCCAACTCGACCTGCGCCGGCCAGCCGGTCTTCTTCCAGGCCCAGGTGCAGCAGCAGGGCATTCTCACCGCCGACGGCACCCTGGTGCCGACGATCGAGTCGTCGTACGTCTCGCAGAACTTCGAGATCAACGACGTCATCCGGCTCGACAACCTGACGCTGAACCTCGGCCTGCTGGTCAGCAACGACCAGCTCTACGGCCAGGGCCTGCGTCCGGTCTCCGGCAACGCGTCGGGCTTCGCGCTCGCCAAGGGCCACAAGTACAAGATGTACGAGCTCTCCTACGGCGACACCTTCCAGCCGCGCCTCGGGGCGGTGTGGGCGTACGACGGGAGCAACACGCTCTTCGCCAACATCGCCCGCTACATCCCGGCGGCGAGCTCGCTGCCGCGCGCGGCCTCCTGGGCCCGCAACTCGGCGGCGCTGATCAACGCCTACTTCGACCAGAACGGCAACTTCATCGGCTCGAGCCCGGAGGCCTCCTCCTCGGGCAAGTTCTTCCAGGACAACCTCGATCCGCGCACCGTCGACGAGTACATGATCGGCACCTCGCGCAGCCTCGGCCACGGCTGGTCGACGCGCGCCCAGGTGCGCTATCGCTACGGCTACAACTACTGGGAAGACACCGAGAACGACTCGCGCCTGCGCTACCTGCCGCCGGCGGGGATCCCGCAGGAGCTCTACATCGGCAACCTCGCCCAGGTGCGCGGTGAGATCGGCGGCTCGAGCTACGTCATCGCCGAGCTCGACGGCTCCTTCACCAAGTACTGGGAGGCCGGGCTCGAGGCGGAGTGGCGCGGCAGCAAGGCGTACTTCCGCGGCTCGTACGTCTGGAGCCACTACTACGGCAACTTCGACCAGGACAACACCACGACGTCGCTCAACAACGACCAGAACATCTTCATCGGTTCGTCGAACATCGCCGACGGTGCCGGTCGCCAGCTGTGGAACTTCAAGTACGGCAACCTGCACGGCGACCGCCGCCACCAGCTGAAGCTCTACGGCTACTACACCCTGCCGTGGCACGCCAGCCTCGGTGCGTACGGCATCTACCAGTCGGGCCAGCCGTGGGAGGCCACGGACGTCGAGGTCTACCGCGCGCTGACCACGAGCACCAGCAACACCAACCGTTACGCCGAGCCCGCCGGGTCGCGCACCACCGACGCGCACTACCAGATCGACCTGAACTACACTCAGGACATCCCGATCGGTTCGCGCTTCAACCTGCAGGCCCGCGTCGACGTGTTCAACGTGCTCGACAACCAGACGGGCTACAACCCGCAGGAGATCCGCACCGTCACCTCGACCTTCGGCCAGATGCAGTCGTTCTACGACCCGCGTCGCTTCCAGTTGGCCCTGAAGTTCGAGTTCTGA
- a CDS encoding N-acetylmuramic acid 6-phosphate etherase — protein sequence MEGQRRWEALPTEARNPASVELDRLSPEAAVRLLLEEDRRGIDRALAQAGDVARAAEWVAETLGGGGDVMLAGAGTSGRLAVLEAAECPPTFGTDPQRIRAVLAGGPEAVFRAFEGAEDRADDGAAAAAELRPGDLLIAISASSVTAFARGALDAARRRGARTVLLTCAAGQDAVGAADLVLALATGPEVLTGSTRLKAGSATKAVLNAITTAAMVQLGKVYENLMVDLRQGSAKLRDRAVRIVAAAAGSGREAAEKALADSAGEVKTAIVALRLGLSAEAARTRLETARGHVRDALATVPR from the coding sequence ATGGAGGGGCAGCGGCGTTGGGAGGCCCTTCCCACCGAGGCACGCAACCCGGCGAGCGTCGAGCTCGACCGGCTTTCGCCGGAGGCCGCGGTGCGTCTGCTGCTCGAAGAGGACCGGCGAGGGATCGACCGGGCCCTCGCCCAGGCCGGGGACGTGGCGCGTGCGGCCGAGTGGGTCGCCGAAACGCTCGGCGGTGGCGGCGACGTGATGCTCGCCGGAGCCGGCACCAGCGGTCGACTCGCCGTTCTCGAGGCGGCCGAATGCCCGCCGACCTTCGGGACCGATCCGCAGCGGATTCGTGCCGTCCTCGCCGGGGGGCCGGAGGCGGTCTTCCGCGCCTTCGAGGGGGCCGAGGACCGGGCGGACGACGGAGCCGCAGCAGCAGCCGAGCTGCGCCCCGGCGATCTGTTGATCGCCATCTCGGCGAGCTCGGTGACCGCCTTCGCCCGCGGGGCGCTCGATGCCGCTCGCCGGCGCGGCGCCCGCACCGTGTTGCTCACCTGCGCTGCCGGGCAGGACGCGGTCGGGGCGGCGGACCTCGTGCTCGCGCTGGCCACCGGACCGGAGGTCCTCACCGGCTCGACTCGCCTCAAGGCGGGCTCGGCGACCAAGGCGGTGCTCAACGCCATCACCACCGCGGCGATGGTCCAGCTCGGCAAGGTCTACGAGAACCTGATGGTCGATCTGCGGCAGGGCTCGGCGAAGCTGCGCGACCGCGCCGTGCGGATCGTCGCCGCCGCTGCCGGCAGCGGTCGGGAGGCGGCCGAAAAGGCGCTCGCCGACAGCGCCGGCGAGGTCAAGACGGCGATCGTCGCGTTGCGTCTCGGGCTCTCCGCCGAAGCGGCTCGCACCCGCCTGGAGACGGCGCGCGGCCACGTTCGCGACGCTTTGGCGACGGTTCCGCGGTGA
- a CDS encoding sodium:alanine symporter family protein encodes MVEALTKAVQAASDAVWGPWTIALLLGTGVFLTWRFRLVQLTRLPEALRTLKPRAADGAVGAISPFQAFMTGLGASVGTGNIAGVATAIVTGGPGAVFWIWAYGFFATTIKLAEAVLAMRFRAAEGSGLSTGPMHYLRDGLGMPKLGMAYALIAGIASLTTTPFTQTNSIAVVFHSELGVPAWVTGVALAALTWLVMIGGVGSIGRAAERITPAMVLLYLGGGIVVLVAFAGRIPGVFALIFREAFSTQAAAGGAAGTAMMLAVRYGLARGIYANEAGYGTAAVAYGSARSDRPVQQGLNAMMEVYIVSFVTSSVSALTILVAGVAGSGLKSTALVAQAFAEVIPFGGLVVLVSALLFGYTTLIGWGYYGEQFLSYVFGSRVVLPYRWIYCGLAVFGATTSVDLVWAWGDLMNGLQIFPNLVGVLGLSGLVATALREDRAKR; translated from the coding sequence ATGGTCGAAGCCCTGACGAAGGCGGTCCAAGCGGCGAGCGACGCCGTCTGGGGCCCCTGGACGATCGCCCTGCTGCTCGGCACCGGGGTCTTCCTCACCTGGCGCTTCCGCCTCGTCCAGCTCACCCGCCTCCCGGAGGCGCTGCGAACCCTCAAGCCGCGCGCCGCCGACGGTGCGGTCGGCGCGATCTCGCCGTTCCAGGCGTTCATGACCGGGCTCGGCGCCTCGGTGGGCACCGGCAACATCGCCGGCGTCGCCACGGCGATCGTCACCGGCGGGCCCGGCGCGGTCTTCTGGATCTGGGCCTACGGCTTCTTCGCCACGACGATCAAGCTCGCCGAGGCGGTGCTCGCCATGCGCTTCCGCGCCGCCGAGGGCAGCGGCCTGTCGACCGGGCCGATGCACTACCTGCGCGACGGGCTCGGCATGCCGAAGCTTGGCATGGCGTACGCCCTCATCGCCGGCATCGCCTCGCTCACCACCACGCCGTTCACCCAGACCAACTCGATCGCCGTCGTCTTCCACAGCGAGCTCGGTGTGCCGGCCTGGGTCACCGGGGTGGCCCTCGCGGCGCTCACCTGGCTGGTGATGATCGGCGGCGTCGGTTCGATCGGCCGGGCGGCGGAGCGCATCACCCCGGCGATGGTGCTGCTCTATCTCGGCGGCGGCATCGTCGTGCTGGTCGCTTTCGCCGGACGCATTCCCGGGGTCTTCGCGCTGATCTTCCGCGAGGCCTTCTCCACTCAGGCCGCGGCCGGCGGCGCGGCCGGCACCGCGATGATGCTGGCGGTCCGCTACGGCCTGGCGCGCGGCATCTACGCCAACGAAGCCGGCTACGGCACCGCGGCAGTGGCCTACGGCAGCGCCAGGTCGGATCGGCCGGTGCAGCAGGGGCTGAACGCGATGATGGAGGTCTACATCGTCTCCTTCGTCACCTCGAGCGTCAGTGCGCTCACCATCCTGGTCGCGGGCGTCGCCGGCTCGGGCCTCAAGAGCACCGCCCTGGTGGCCCAGGCCTTCGCCGAGGTGATCCCCTTCGGCGGACTCGTCGTGCTGGTCAGTGCCCTGCTCTTCGGTTACACGACGCTCATCGGTTGGGGCTACTACGGCGAGCAGTTCCTCTCCTACGTCTTCGGCAGCAGGGTCGTCCTGCCCTATCGCTGGATCTACTGCGGGCTCGCCGTCTTCGGTGCCACGACCAGCGTCGATCTCGTCTGGGCCTGGGGCGACCTGATGAACGGGCTGCAGATCTTCCCCAACCTCGTCGGCGTCCTCGGGCTCTCGGGCCTCGTCGCCACGGCGTTGCGCGAGGATCGCGCGAAACGCTGA
- a CDS encoding ChbG/HpnK family deacetylase — translation MSAGLVVNADDLGRTIGINEGIFTAHRHGLVSSATLMVGFPAARDAARALADHPALGVGLHVTLTGAEPTLPAAEVPSLVDGAGRLARKPELIGAPDPDELLAEIRHQLEIFVSLVGRLPTHLDSHHHSHRHPAVLDALTLVARTHRLPVRRSSEAIAARLAGEGLATTDRFVERFFDSAATLPVLHEILRDAAAAGGTTEVMCHPGHPDDALRRESGYAEAREREIAVLCDPSARALADELGLRRLRFDQACGS, via the coding sequence ATGAGCGCCGGGCTCGTCGTCAACGCCGACGACCTCGGTCGCACGATCGGGATCAACGAGGGGATCTTCACCGCGCACCGCCACGGGCTGGTGAGCAGCGCGACGCTGATGGTCGGCTTCCCGGCCGCCCGCGACGCCGCGCGCGCCCTCGCTGACCACCCGGCGCTCGGCGTCGGACTGCACGTCACGCTCACCGGCGCCGAACCGACGCTCCCGGCAGCCGAGGTCCCGAGCCTGGTCGACGGCGCGGGGAGGCTGGCTCGCAAGCCCGAGCTGATTGGGGCTCCGGATCCTGACGAGCTGCTCGCCGAGATCCGGCATCAGCTCGAGATCTTCGTGTCGCTCGTCGGCCGGCTGCCGACCCACCTCGACAGCCACCACCATTCGCATCGCCATCCGGCGGTGCTCGACGCCCTGACCCTCGTCGCGCGGACGCATCGCCTGCCGGTGCGGCGATCTTCCGAGGCGATCGCGGCACGCCTCGCCGGCGAGGGGCTCGCCACCACCGACCGCTTCGTCGAGCGCTTCTTCGACTCCGCCGCGACCCTGCCGGTGCTGCACGAGATCCTGCGGGACGCCGCGGCCGCCGGCGGCACCACCGAGGTCATGTGCCATCCGGGGCACCCCGACGACGCGCTGCGTCGCGAGAGCGGCTACGCCGAAGCGCGCGAGCGCGAGATCGCCGTGCTCTGCGATCCGTCGGCGCGCGCGCTCGCCGACGAGCTCGGCTTGCGGCGACTGCGCTTCGACCAGGCATGCGGGTCCTGA
- a CDS encoding glucosamine-6-phosphate deaminase — protein sequence MRVLIFAEAESVARAAADLVARCAAERPELVLALPTGKTAVPLYAELAAAHAGGSLDLSRARSFNLDELRLPRRHPATFRAFMERHAWERIGLDRARCDIPDAEAGPAAECARYDRALAAAGPLDLAILGVGADGHVGYNLPGVPSEGTHLVDLPEALADSLGAPADWRPLQAITLGFGPLRGARRLLMLATTAAKARAVRHLVVGPSDPAWPCSLLRDHPNFDLLLTHEAAAELD from the coding sequence ATGCGGGTCCTGATCTTCGCCGAGGCCGAGTCGGTGGCGCGCGCCGCCGCCGACCTCGTCGCCCGCTGTGCCGCCGAGCGGCCGGAGCTGGTGCTGGCGCTTCCCACCGGCAAGACCGCCGTTCCGCTCTACGCCGAGCTCGCCGCCGCCCACGCCGGCGGATCGCTCGACCTCTCTCGCGCACGCTCGTTCAACCTCGACGAGCTGCGCCTGCCGCGCCGGCATCCGGCGACCTTCCGTGCCTTCATGGAGCGCCACGCCTGGGAACGGATCGGCCTCGACCGCGCCCGCTGCGACATCCCCGATGCGGAGGCCGGGCCGGCGGCCGAGTGCGCGCGCTACGACCGGGCGCTCGCCGCGGCGGGGCCGCTCGACCTCGCGATCCTCGGAGTGGGTGCCGACGGACACGTCGGCTACAACCTGCCGGGAGTGCCGAGCGAGGGAACGCACCTCGTGGACCTGCCCGAGGCGCTCGCCGACTCGCTCGGTGCACCGGCCGACTGGCGTCCGCTCCAGGCGATCACCCTCGGCTTCGGCCCGCTGCGCGGCGCGCGCCGTCTCCTGATGCTCGCCACCACGGCCGCCAAGGCACGCGCCGTGCGCCACCTCGTGGTCGGTCCATCCGACCCCGCCTGGCCCTGCAGCCTGCTGCGCGACCACCCGAACTTCGACCTGCTGCTCACCCACGAGGCCGCGGCCGAGCTCGACTGA